In Streptomyces sclerotialus, one genomic interval encodes:
- the cas7i gene encoding type I-B CRISPR-associated protein Cas7/Cst2/DevR: protein MVYLAGTVVLAVEAGAPNNGKGEETRARVKHARVRGQQYPYVSAQAARRWIRDGMVERGMVPSPVTRVGKAQNKAQKATTEADPVRYADDDLFGYMRAGAKKDDAATTVRDSPFMLGTLLSVEPVYPTEDFGVMSRGVTEPVLHGHEFYTADLAAPFLLDLPRIGTFTLPGKDGVGRPNYLDQEQALQVAEAVALGAEATQFRDQSAVRLPLEERSRRAAMLLEALAHLSGGAKQALHYGDRTPSLLVMVPFKGGINPLANVVDHRPGEGVRLRGDVLLQELQAWQGEWEGPVRIGWRPGFREAAREEFEEQCAKEIAEGTIVIDHPRTVLLNLACELREGRLNAWFEDPALPNQ from the coding sequence ATGGTGTATCTGGCAGGGACGGTCGTGCTCGCGGTGGAGGCCGGTGCGCCCAACAACGGCAAGGGCGAGGAGACGCGGGCCCGTGTCAAGCATGCACGGGTCAGGGGGCAGCAGTACCCGTACGTCTCGGCGCAGGCCGCCCGGCGCTGGATCCGGGACGGCATGGTCGAGCGGGGGATGGTGCCCTCGCCGGTGACCCGGGTGGGCAAGGCACAGAACAAGGCGCAGAAGGCCACCACCGAGGCCGACCCGGTGCGCTATGCCGACGATGACCTGTTCGGCTACATGCGGGCCGGCGCGAAGAAGGACGACGCGGCGACCACCGTGCGGGACAGCCCGTTCATGCTGGGCACGTTGCTGTCCGTCGAACCCGTCTACCCGACCGAGGACTTCGGTGTGATGTCCCGCGGCGTGACGGAGCCGGTGCTGCACGGTCACGAGTTCTACACCGCCGACCTGGCCGCCCCATTCCTGCTGGATCTGCCGCGGATCGGCACCTTCACCCTGCCCGGCAAGGACGGTGTGGGGCGGCCGAACTACCTCGACCAGGAGCAGGCGCTGCAGGTCGCCGAGGCGGTCGCGCTCGGCGCGGAAGCGACGCAGTTCCGGGACCAGTCGGCCGTACGCCTGCCGCTGGAGGAGCGCAGCCGGCGGGCTGCCATGCTGCTGGAGGCGCTCGCCCACCTCAGTGGCGGCGCCAAGCAGGCGCTGCACTACGGCGACCGGACGCCCTCGCTGCTGGTGATGGTGCCGTTCAAGGGAGGCATCAACCCGCTGGCCAACGTGGTCGACCACCGGCCGGGCGAGGGCGTACGGCTGCGCGGCGACGTTCTGCTCCAGGAGCTGCAGGCGTGGCAGGGGGAGTGGGAGGGCCCGGTGCGTATCGGCTGGCGTCCTGGTTTCCGCGAGGCCGCGCGCGAGGAGTTCGAGGAGCAGTGCGCCAAGGAGATCGCCGAGGGCACCATCGTGATCGACCACCCGCGCACCGTCCTGCTGAACCTGGCCTGTGAGCTGCGCGAGGGGAGGCTGAACGCGTGGTTCGAGGACCCGGCCCTGCCGAACCAGTGA
- the cas5 gene encoding CRISPR-associated protein Cas5: protein MEFYAPITSFRDPLFPGVTRALPVPPPSTVRGMLAAATGAAAEPAVFGMAAWPEGSGVDTETYHPIASNGTQPAVAGRVRADKGGMTVRHRPFFAAVHLVLWLPEPEGSRLRQALRRPRWALRLGRSQDLVHPRSMSRVVLEPAASASVGHALAPLDGHRVGAALAYRLATSVSADRLTTRWADYLWCEEPAGTHEVHGAFRDPAWSQREDQAVWLLAP, encoded by the coding sequence ATGGAGTTCTACGCGCCGATCACCTCCTTCCGCGATCCGCTCTTTCCCGGTGTCACGCGGGCGCTGCCCGTCCCGCCGCCCTCCACGGTGCGCGGAATGCTGGCAGCGGCCACCGGCGCCGCGGCCGAGCCCGCCGTCTTCGGGATGGCGGCATGGCCGGAGGGCTCGGGCGTGGACACCGAGACCTACCACCCCATTGCGTCGAACGGCACCCAACCGGCCGTGGCCGGCCGGGTGCGCGCCGATAAGGGCGGGATGACGGTCCGCCACCGGCCCTTTTTCGCGGCGGTGCACCTGGTGCTGTGGCTGCCGGAACCGGAGGGCAGCCGGTTGCGGCAGGCTCTGCGGCGGCCGCGCTGGGCGCTGCGTCTGGGCCGCTCGCAGGACCTGGTTCACCCGCGCAGCATGTCGCGCGTCGTCCTGGAGCCGGCCGCCTCCGCCTCGGTCGGGCATGCCCTGGCCCCGCTGGATGGCCATCGCGTGGGCGCCGCGCTCGCCTACCGGCTTGCGACCAGCGTGTCCGCGGACCGGCTCACCACCAGGTGGGCGGATTATCTGTGGTGCGAGGAGCCCGCGGGCACGCACGAAGTGCACGGCGCCTTTCGGGATCCGGCCTGGAGCCAGAGAGAGGATCAAGCCGTATGGCTACTGGCCCCGTGA
- a CDS encoding CRISPR-associated helicase/endonuclease Cas3 gives MATGPVTPHGPRRRLTDLRAKSQPRHDPERLTTHSRTVYETVAQIQERIATAGTIATHPSFWFQVRCAALLHDAGKIAEGFQRQLEPGGPLWGERHEVLSLAYVDLLAAAGGWSDTGRRMIATLVASHHRPLHAPSSLGGGKPSLSRLYNAHTCWQEAFTTTPGPRGPVVQVPRGLHGEFLAWLAGFLTVDPPLPAPDAPSLAERARTLLTEVLTAWQQPVKPHAGLLAVLAQGALTFADHAGSAHQRLQTHMPLLPDFLHRLPHRPHSHQRDAEATDGHLVLAAPTGSGKTEAGLAWAARQLATMPGRPRLVWTLPYRASLNATRRRFAAILEPAPGEGHADIGLLHGAVARTLLAEAAQDDCAPSAEAARKAKARAAAMRLFTQRVRVATPYQLLVGALAGPAHSCVLLEQANALFVLDELHAYDPHTIGRLCAAMRLWERLGSRFAVLSATLAPPLLEMIEESVEHPVTLRQAPPGTAPVRHRLVVDEAPLARPESIDRLRSWLGEGHSVLVVTNTVATAQALFDALAEEARAAASGDPDTALLLHSRFKNRDRDVLERALLRRHPERAPGQERRPGGLVVATQAVEVSLQIDLDRGAVENAPIEAVAQRAGRVNRRGRHPDGPVEFRVHATESHRPYEQGAVQAAWQALTTLTAEGTDTLSEQDIDRLLELAYDTAWGKQWAEAARAARDDFTADFLSFTDPFHDRSEYAKALSERFDTIEVLHRDDTGEYRHLTIDQDGDPLLASGLLIPLRYGQLTTYNATYDRRLGIHVIDGEYDTELGLRPPSEPETIL, from the coding sequence ATGGCTACTGGCCCCGTGACGCCGCACGGCCCGCGGCGTCGTTTGACGGACCTGCGGGCCAAGTCCCAACCCCGCCATGACCCGGAACGGCTGACCACGCACTCGCGGACGGTGTACGAGACCGTCGCCCAGATCCAGGAGCGCATCGCCACGGCGGGGACCATCGCCACCCACCCGTCCTTCTGGTTCCAGGTCAGATGTGCGGCCCTGCTGCACGACGCGGGCAAGATCGCGGAAGGCTTCCAACGGCAGCTGGAACCGGGAGGCCCGCTCTGGGGGGAACGGCACGAAGTGCTCTCGCTGGCCTATGTGGACCTCCTGGCCGCAGCCGGCGGGTGGAGCGACACGGGCCGGCGGATGATCGCCACCCTGGTCGCCTCGCACCACCGGCCCCTGCACGCCCCTTCCTCCCTGGGCGGCGGAAAACCCAGCCTGTCACGCCTGTACAACGCCCACACCTGCTGGCAGGAAGCCTTCACCACAACACCCGGCCCCCGGGGCCCCGTGGTGCAGGTTCCCCGGGGGCTGCACGGCGAGTTCCTTGCCTGGCTCGCCGGGTTCCTCACCGTCGATCCCCCTCTCCCTGCCCCGGACGCCCCCTCTCTGGCAGAACGCGCCAGGACACTCCTCACGGAGGTGCTCACCGCCTGGCAGCAGCCGGTCAAACCGCATGCCGGCCTGCTCGCCGTGCTGGCTCAGGGCGCTCTCACCTTCGCCGACCACGCCGGCTCAGCCCATCAACGGCTGCAGACGCACATGCCGCTCCTGCCCGACTTCCTCCACCGACTGCCCCACCGGCCGCATTCCCACCAGCGGGACGCCGAGGCTACCGACGGTCACCTGGTGCTCGCCGCGCCGACCGGCAGCGGGAAGACCGAGGCCGGGCTCGCCTGGGCGGCACGCCAGCTGGCCACCATGCCCGGGCGGCCGCGCCTGGTGTGGACGCTGCCCTACCGGGCCTCCCTGAACGCCACACGCCGCCGCTTCGCAGCAATCCTCGAACCCGCCCCCGGAGAGGGCCATGCGGACATCGGTCTGCTGCACGGAGCCGTCGCGCGCACCCTCCTGGCCGAGGCAGCCCAGGACGACTGCGCCCCCAGCGCGGAGGCAGCGCGTAAAGCCAAGGCCCGGGCAGCGGCCATGCGCCTGTTCACCCAGCGGGTACGCGTGGCCACCCCCTACCAACTGCTCGTCGGCGCCCTCGCCGGCCCGGCCCATTCCTGCGTGCTCCTGGAGCAGGCCAACGCCCTGTTCGTCCTTGATGAGCTGCACGCCTACGATCCGCACACCATCGGCCGGCTCTGCGCCGCCATGCGCCTGTGGGAACGTCTCGGCAGCCGTTTTGCCGTGCTGTCCGCTACGCTCGCCCCGCCTCTGCTGGAGATGATTGAAGAGAGCGTCGAGCACCCCGTCACGCTGCGGCAGGCGCCCCCCGGCACGGCGCCCGTCCGCCATCGCCTCGTCGTGGACGAGGCCCCCCTGGCCCGGCCGGAAAGCATCGATCGTCTGCGGTCCTGGCTCGGCGAAGGACACAGCGTGCTGGTCGTCACCAACACCGTGGCCACCGCGCAGGCCCTCTTCGATGCGCTGGCCGAGGAGGCTCGCGCGGCGGCTTCCGGCGATCCCGACACAGCTCTGCTCCTGCACTCCCGTTTCAAAAACCGCGACCGCGATGTGCTTGAACGTGCCCTGCTGCGCCGGCACCCCGAACGCGCCCCAGGGCAAGAGCGCCGCCCCGGTGGGCTGGTGGTCGCCACCCAGGCGGTCGAGGTGTCGCTGCAGATCGATCTCGACCGGGGGGCGGTGGAAAACGCGCCCATCGAGGCGGTGGCCCAGCGCGCCGGGCGAGTCAACCGCCGCGGCCGGCACCCCGACGGGCCGGTGGAGTTCCGCGTCCACGCCACCGAAAGCCACCGCCCTTATGAGCAAGGTGCGGTCCAGGCCGCCTGGCAGGCGCTGACCACGCTGACGGCGGAAGGCACCGACACCCTCAGCGAACAGGACATCGACAGGCTCCTGGAACTCGCCTACGACACCGCCTGGGGCAAACAGTGGGCCGAGGCCGCCCGCGCCGCCCGCGACGACTTCACCGCCGACTTCCTCAGCTTCACCGACCCCTTCCACGACCGCAGCGAATACGCCAAGGCACTGAGCGAACGCTTCGACACGATCGAAGTCCTGCACCGCGACGACACCGGGGAGTACCGGCACCTCACCATCGACCAGGACGGCGATCCCCTGCTGGCCTCCGGCCTGCTCATTCCCCTCCGGTACGGCCAGCTGACGACGTACAACGCCACCTACGACCGCCGTCTGGGGATCCACGTCATCGACGGCGAGTACGACACAGAACTGGGCCTGCGCCCACCGTCGGAACCCGAGACCATCCTGTGA
- a CDS encoding CRISPR-associated protein Cas4 has protein sequence MNPDAYDSAEPLGGVHIKYLRHCPRQLWLYMRGYRPEADSDLVAFGQIVDETTFARRRHVDLGEARIDWVTAGAVIHETKSSRAPSPAHDAQVRHYCLLLERRGINVRGGIVHYPLIRRTTEITWDDEARDQAEGAEAAAHAVIAAPRAPERLTRSRCRGCAYLDYCWGA, from the coding sequence GTGAACCCCGATGCGTATGACTCCGCCGAGCCCCTCGGCGGGGTCCACATCAAATACCTGCGCCACTGCCCCCGCCAGCTGTGGCTCTACATGCGCGGTTACCGCCCCGAAGCCGACAGCGACCTGGTCGCCTTCGGCCAGATCGTCGACGAGACCACCTTCGCCCGCCGCCGCCATGTCGACCTGGGTGAGGCACGCATCGACTGGGTCACCGCCGGCGCCGTCATCCACGAGACCAAATCCTCCCGCGCCCCCTCACCCGCCCACGACGCCCAAGTACGCCACTACTGCCTGCTCCTGGAACGCCGGGGAATCAACGTGCGCGGCGGCATCGTCCACTACCCCCTCATCCGGCGCACCACCGAAATCACCTGGGACGACGAGGCCCGCGACCAAGCCGAGGGCGCAGAAGCAGCCGCCCACGCCGTGATCGCCGCACCGCGCGCGCCCGAACGCCTCACCCGCAGCCGATGCCGCGGCTGCGCCTACCTTGACTACTGCTGGGGAGCCTGA
- the cas1b gene encoding type I-B CRISPR-associated endonuclease Cas1b — protein MPAAGRTYWLTEPCRIRREDNSVRIERHDGTPVHLPITDIRDLVAFDHIDINTSALSLLNRHGVTLHVLDHYGNHAGHFAPAESMASASVIRRQVEISSNPAQRLDIGRSLLLTTAENLRWSLDTDLLDPALDALRAALPDCDTSDALMGQEGNFRRTAWAVLDTQLPPWLRLNGRTRRPPTNAGNAFISYLNSLVYARVLTALRSTPLHPAIGFLHSDTDRRRNTFALDLAEPFKPLFAERLLKRAAAQKHLKETDFETDVGRAALSKNGRKKIAALVKDELATTVYHRSLKRQVSYEKLIHLEALKIVRLCLEGTPYKPFRPWW, from the coding sequence ATGCCCGCCGCCGGCCGCACCTACTGGCTGACCGAACCCTGCCGCATCCGCCGCGAGGACAACAGCGTCCGCATCGAGCGCCACGACGGCACCCCGGTCCATCTCCCTATCACCGACATCCGCGACCTGGTCGCCTTCGACCACATCGACATCAACACCTCCGCCCTCTCTCTCCTCAACCGGCATGGCGTCACCCTCCATGTCTTGGACCACTACGGCAACCACGCCGGCCACTTCGCCCCCGCAGAATCCATGGCCTCCGCCAGCGTCATCCGCCGCCAGGTCGAAATCTCCTCCAACCCCGCACAGCGCCTGGATATCGGACGCTCCCTCCTGCTCACCACCGCTGAAAATCTCCGCTGGTCCCTCGACACCGACCTTCTCGACCCGGCGCTCGACGCCCTGCGCGCCGCCCTGCCCGACTGCGACACCAGCGACGCCCTCATGGGGCAGGAAGGCAACTTCCGCCGCACCGCCTGGGCCGTCCTCGACACCCAGCTACCGCCCTGGCTGCGCCTGAACGGACGCACCCGCCGACCACCCACCAACGCAGGCAACGCCTTCATCAGCTACCTGAACTCCCTCGTCTACGCACGCGTCCTCACCGCCCTGCGCAGCACCCCACTCCACCCGGCGATCGGCTTCCTGCACTCCGACACGGACCGTCGCCGCAACACCTTCGCACTCGATCTGGCCGAACCCTTCAAACCGCTCTTCGCCGAGCGGCTTCTCAAACGCGCCGCAGCCCAGAAACATCTCAAGGAAACCGACTTCGAAACCGACGTCGGCCGCGCAGCCCTCAGCAAAAACGGGCGAAAGAAGATCGCCGCTCTCGTTAAGGACGAACTCGCCACCACCGTTTATCACCGCAGCTTGAAACGTCAGGTCAGCTACGAAAAACTCATCCACCTCGAAGCGCTGAAAATCGTCCGCCTTTGCCTGGAGGGAACTCCCTACAAGCCCTTCCGGCCATGGTGGTGA
- a CDS encoding CRISPR-associated endonuclease Cas2, which produces MLVYDTAVERNPSVLKVCRQYLHWTQRSVFQGELSAAQYRALMHDLSTAIDPHHDSVVAYTTRSPDMVERATLGVALGGPGDII; this is translated from the coding sequence ATCCTCGTTTACGACACTGCTGTCGAACGCAACCCGAGCGTCCTCAAAGTCTGCCGCCAATACCTGCACTGGACGCAGAGAAGCGTATTTCAAGGTGAGCTGTCCGCTGCCCAGTATCGAGCCCTCATGCACGACCTCAGCACTGCCATCGACCCCCACCACGACAGCGTCGTGGCCTACACCACCCGCTCACCCGATATGGTCGAGAGGGCCACGCTAGGCGTCGCCCTTGGAGGACCGGGAGACATCATCTGA
- a CDS encoding DUF3800 domain-containing protein — translation MSLTFKSSEYTKVDPTTDGGIAGRWVACDESGWDGEQLMGRRGPYFVYAAIAVDDAEAAPIVEELRAETRAQAPELKFKDFKGRPARREALRRLWGEGGALEGRCWAFVFEKEYAAVAKVIDLLLEEQAHAEGIDLYENDQAQALARTLRRHGRRALGDQRFERLMTAFVAFASVRGRGDDRARENFFACLEEAWPSSTRRDVTEILMALRTTRLQAQTLHDDAAPHAMLELLVSSVAQAARHWGAQFGPVSVLTDEQTALTDDGLEGIAKVVRTGWGATPSSRQRRVDLRALVRGTSASHPSIQLADLLAGAVRVSYEHQAGTSLSDAGEDLWSAVLPLIDGASAAPVPAGR, via the coding sequence ATGTCCCTTACATTTAAGTCTTCGGAGTACACCAAGGTCGATCCGACAACGGACGGCGGCATTGCGGGGCGGTGGGTGGCCTGCGATGAGTCTGGCTGGGACGGCGAGCAGCTCATGGGGCGGCGCGGACCCTATTTTGTCTACGCAGCGATCGCGGTCGACGATGCGGAGGCAGCCCCGATCGTCGAGGAGCTGCGCGCGGAGACGCGAGCTCAAGCGCCAGAGCTGAAGTTCAAGGACTTCAAAGGCCGCCCTGCCCGCCGTGAGGCACTGCGGCGGCTCTGGGGAGAGGGCGGAGCCCTTGAAGGCCGCTGCTGGGCCTTCGTGTTCGAGAAGGAGTACGCGGCGGTCGCCAAGGTTATCGACCTGCTGCTGGAGGAACAGGCGCACGCCGAAGGAATCGACCTCTACGAAAATGACCAGGCTCAAGCCCTCGCCAGAACCCTGCGGCGGCACGGCCGCCGGGCGCTCGGTGACCAGAGGTTCGAACGTCTCATGACCGCGTTCGTCGCGTTCGCCTCTGTCCGGGGCCGTGGAGACGACCGGGCGCGAGAGAACTTCTTCGCTTGTCTGGAAGAGGCATGGCCATCATCTACACGTCGCGACGTCACCGAAATCCTGATGGCGCTGCGCACCACGCGGCTCCAAGCGCAAACCCTCCACGACGACGCTGCCCCGCACGCCATGCTGGAACTGCTGGTGTCCTCGGTCGCCCAGGCTGCGCGACACTGGGGCGCACAATTCGGCCCCGTCAGCGTGCTGACAGACGAGCAGACAGCCCTTACCGACGACGGGCTGGAGGGCATCGCGAAAGTCGTACGCACCGGCTGGGGTGCGACACCATCGTCGCGACAACGCCGTGTCGATCTCAGGGCCCTAGTGCGGGGAACATCAGCGAGTCACCCATCGATCCAACTTGCCGACCTCCTTGCCGGAGCGGTCCGCGTGAGCTACGAACACCAAGCGGGGACATCACTCTCGGACGCCGGTGAAGATCTCTGGTCAGCTGTTCTTCCCCTCATCGACGGAGCGAGCGCCGCCCCCGTACCTGCAGGACGCTAG
- a CDS encoding TetR/AcrR family transcriptional regulator — protein sequence MPKPTSQRQLSTADERRRTVLQTAVSAFADRGYFGTRTADVAQRAGISQAYIYRLFPDKEALFVAVVEHCFARIRESLGDGAAAAKGSSAQEVLDAMGNAYAELISDRDLLLLQLHAQCAAAAEPAVREVVRSGYARLVEYVRGTSGAPEADVQRFFAVGMLCHLVVALDTHEVDAPWARTLSDGLRHY from the coding sequence ATGCCGAAGCCCACTTCACAACGACAGCTTTCGACCGCCGACGAACGGCGGAGGACAGTCCTGCAGACCGCGGTCAGCGCGTTCGCGGACCGGGGCTACTTCGGTACGAGGACCGCGGACGTGGCGCAGCGGGCCGGCATCTCGCAGGCGTACATCTACCGGCTCTTCCCCGACAAGGAGGCGCTGTTCGTGGCGGTGGTGGAGCACTGCTTCGCGCGGATCCGCGAGAGCCTGGGTGACGGGGCCGCCGCGGCGAAGGGGAGTTCCGCGCAGGAGGTTCTGGACGCGATGGGGAACGCGTACGCCGAACTCATCTCCGACCGCGACCTGCTGCTGCTCCAGCTCCACGCGCAGTGCGCGGCAGCCGCCGAGCCGGCCGTCCGCGAGGTGGTGCGCAGCGGTTACGCGCGTCTGGTCGAGTACGTACGGGGGACCTCCGGCGCGCCGGAGGCCGACGTTCAGCGGTTCTTCGCCGTGGGCATGCTGTGTCACCTCGTGGTCGCCCTCGACACCCACGAGGTGGATGCCCCGTGGGCCCGGACGCTGTCCGACGGGCTTCGGCATTACTGA
- a CDS encoding MFS transporter, producing the protein MPPLTTAQPIPTRQAPPTRAARAAVLASATLPLMAAAIIAPGLPAMSEEFAETPGGGLLVRFVVTITSLAIAVSAPLSGLIADRVGRRSLLVSGLVLYAVSGTAGFFATDLYVLLATRALLGVAVGGIMTAVSATVTDWFEGARRASFLGLQQAFASLGGVVFLPLGGVLAGVDRRAPFWLYAVSTAVAVLAFTALREGQRGGRGTGPGAGEPPPRGQHPQRSGTGRIAGVYALAFAATLAFYMGPTQLPFLLQDFGSGPGVVGAVVAGSTLSGTFGALAFPYLRRRLAATAITAVAIALLGTGWLLVGTAGTVVHVLAGMLVGGTGVGLVVPHLNLRLSELAPDGRRGRVLSGLVTGIFLGQFLSPLALQPLIHAAGLAGAFTWTGGAMAAGAALTGLLTGLNRQKRVRATGPATTPPHPPPQPRPPQK; encoded by the coding sequence ATGCCACCCCTCACCACGGCACAACCCATCCCGACGCGGCAGGCGCCACCGACGCGTGCGGCCCGCGCCGCCGTGCTGGCCTCGGCCACGCTGCCCCTCATGGCCGCGGCGATCATCGCGCCCGGACTGCCCGCGATGAGCGAGGAGTTCGCCGAAACACCCGGCGGGGGGCTCCTCGTCCGCTTCGTGGTGACCATCACCTCGCTCGCCATCGCCGTCAGCGCTCCGCTGTCCGGGCTGATCGCCGACCGTGTCGGGCGACGTTCGCTGCTGGTGTCCGGTCTCGTGCTGTACGCCGTCAGCGGCACGGCGGGATTCTTCGCCACCGACCTGTACGTGCTGCTCGCCACACGGGCACTGCTCGGCGTCGCGGTGGGCGGGATCATGACGGCGGTCAGCGCGACCGTCACCGACTGGTTCGAGGGGGCACGACGGGCCTCGTTCCTCGGGTTGCAGCAGGCGTTCGCGAGCCTGGGCGGCGTCGTCTTCCTGCCGCTGGGCGGGGTCCTGGCCGGAGTCGACCGGCGTGCGCCGTTCTGGCTGTACGCCGTATCGACCGCCGTCGCCGTCCTCGCGTTCACCGCCCTGCGGGAGGGGCAGCGGGGCGGGCGCGGCACAGGTCCTGGGGCCGGGGAGCCCCCGCCGCGCGGGCAGCACCCGCAGCGCAGCGGGACGGGCCGCATCGCCGGCGTGTACGCACTGGCGTTCGCCGCGACGCTCGCGTTCTACATGGGGCCCACCCAACTACCTTTCCTGCTGCAGGACTTCGGCAGCGGCCCCGGCGTCGTCGGCGCGGTGGTCGCCGGGAGCACGCTGTCCGGGACGTTCGGCGCGCTGGCCTTCCCGTACCTGCGACGACGGCTGGCCGCCACCGCGATCACCGCCGTCGCCATCGCGCTGCTGGGCACCGGCTGGCTGCTGGTCGGGACGGCCGGCACGGTCGTCCACGTACTGGCCGGGATGCTCGTCGGCGGTACGGGGGTCGGGCTCGTCGTACCCCACCTCAACCTGCGCCTGAGCGAACTCGCCCCCGACGGGCGGCGTGGACGAGTCCTCAGCGGGCTCGTCACGGGAATCTTCCTCGGACAGTTCCTCTCTCCACTGGCACTCCAACCCCTCATCCACGCGGCCGGCCTCGCGGGCGCGTTCACGTGGACAGGAGGGGCGATGGCGGCCGGGGCGGCCCTGACGGGCCTCCTGACCGGCCTGAACCGCCAAAAGCGCGTGCGGGCGACAGGACCTGCCACCACACCACCACATCCACCACCGCAACCACGTCCACCACAGAAATGA